From the Desulfovulcanus ferrireducens genome, the window GCACAGCCGATATCGACGGCACCGGCAACAATCTCAACAATGTGATCACCGGTAATTCGGGCAGCAACATTCTGGATGGCCGGGGAGGCCACGATACCATTTATGGTAATGCGGGCGACGATACCCTGATTGGCGGTGACGGTAACGACCGGCTGTACGCCGGGGACGGTGCCGACCAACTCTTCGGCAATGCGGGCAGCGATACCCTGGACGGCGGCAGCGGTGTGGATACCATGGTCGGCGGCACCGGTGACGATACCTATATTGTTGACGCGACCAGCGATGTGGTGGTCGAAAACGTTGGCGAGGGAGTTGATCTTGTCCAATCCTCTGCCACCTATACCCTGAGCGATAACGTGGAGAACCTGACCCTGACCGGTTCCGCCTCGATCAACGGCACCGGCAACGAGTTGAATAACGTAATCCGGGGCAACTCTGCGGCCAATGTTCTCACAGGTTTGGCTGGTGACGATACTATTTACGGTAATTCCGGTAATGACTCCCTGCTCGGCGGTGATGGCCTCGACTATCTCGACGGCGGCACCGGTGCCGACGCCATGAGCGGCGGTACTGACGATGACACCTATATCGTTGACAACGCGGATGACACCGTAACCGAGCTTGTGGGCGAGGGTACGGACACCGTCCGTTCCAGTGTTAGCTATACCCTGAGCGATAACGTGGAGAATCTGACCCTGACTGGCTCCGCCTCGATCAGCGGCACGGGCAACGAGTTGGATAACGTGCTTACAGGCAACAGCGGCAGCAATATCTTGAGTGGTCTTGCAGGCAACGACACCTTGTTGGGTAATTCCGGCCCCGATACTTTAGACGGAGGCAGTGGTGCCGATATCATGAGCGGCGGCTACGGCAGCGATACCTATGTGGTGGACGACGCCGGCGACGTGGTCAACGAATCCTACAATGCAGGCACCGACCATGTGCACGCTGGCATCGACTACACCCTGGGTGAAAATGTCGAGAATCTGACCTTGACCGGGACGGCGGATTTGAACGGTATCGGCAATAATCTCAATAACGTGATCACCGGTAATGTGGGCAATAACGTGCTTGACGGCGGTAGCGGCGCCGACACTCTGATCGGCGGAGCCGGTGACGATACCTATATGATCGATAACTCAGCGGACGCCATTGTCGAGTTGTTTGACGGCGGTATCGATACAGTACATTCCAGCGCCAGCTTTACCATAAGCGACAACATCGAGAACCTTTACCTTACCGGTACAGCATCTATAAATGGTACCGGCAATGATGTAGATAATCTTATTGTCGGTAATAACGGTAACAATACTCTCTCCGGCAAGGGAGGCAGCGACACCATCTATGGTGGTAATGGCAACGATGTCCTGAACGGTGGAGATGGCGTTGACCGGTTGTTTGGCGAGAGCGGCAACGACACCATTAACGGTGGCACCGGTGCCGACATGATGACGGGCGGGATTGGTGATGATATCTATGTTGTCGATGATGCGGGAGACATGGTCATTGAGAATGCAGGTGAAGGCATTGATACCGTTTGGGCCGGTCTTGATTACACATTGGGAGATCACGTTGAAAATCTGGTTCTGACCGGTAACACTGCTATAAACGGCACTGGTGACGAATTCGGCAATGTGATCTCCGGCAATGATGGATCCAACGTCCTGAATGGTCTAGCAGGCGACGACACTTTGATCGGCAACGGCGGCGACGATACGTTGATTGGCGGCTTGGACGCCGACATCATGCAAGGCGGCATTGGCAACGACACTTATGTAGTGGACGATGCCGGTGATACGGTTGTTGAGGCTGCCAATGCCGGTAGAGACACCGTTCAGGCGAGTATCGACTATACCTTGACCGACAATGTCGAAAACCTGACCCTGACCGGCACGGCTAACCTTAAAGGTACCGGCAACGCACTGTCTAATACCATCACCGGGAATGAAGATGCCAACATCATTGACGGCGGCATGGGGGCCGATACCATGGTTGGCGGGAGCGGCGACGATACTTATCTGGTCGATAATACGGCTGATGCGGTGATTGAAGCGGCCGATGCCGGGACAGACACCGTCCTGGCGAGTATCGACCATACCTTGGCCGCCAATGTCGAAAACCTGGTATTAACCGGTACTGGTGAACTTGCCGGGACCGGCAACGCCATGGATAACGCCCTCACCGGCAACAGTGGGTCTAATATTCTTGCCGGTGAAGATGGCAACGACCTCCTTGATGGCGGTTTGGATGGTGATACCCTGGTTGGCGGCAGTGGTGATGATACCTATGTCGTCGATAACGCGGGCGATACCGTAGTGGAATCAAGCGGGCAAGGAATCGACACCGTGCTGGCGAACGTCAGCCACACTCTCAACGCCAACGTAGAGAATCTGGAACTCACAGGCGAGGATGACATCAACGGGACCGGCAACGACTCGGATAATGTCATCATCGGTAATAGTGGCGGCAATATCCTTGCCGGTGGCGGTGGTAACGATTACCTCGATGGCAGTCATGGCGCTGATACCTTGGCAGGCGGCGGAGGTAACGACTTTCTCGAAGGTGGCTTGGGCGACGATATTCTACAGGGCGGGGCGGGTGACGACCGCTACGTTTTTCAACTCGGTGATGGTAATGACCGTATCGTGGATGACCTGGGACAAAATACCCTCTACGTGGGCAGCGGCCTGACCGAGTTCGACCTGAAGGCGGACCGGGTGGGCAACGACATGTTCGTGCAGGTTCTCGGCACCACCGATACCTTTGTGCTGGCGGACGGGTTTCTGCAGACCGGGGAAGGTCTCAACACCATGGAATTCGACGACGGCACGGTGCTTGACCGTACCGGTATCGAGATGCTGATGAATCGTCCGCCAGTGGCAAACCTCGACCAGATTACTGCATATGAGGACGGCGGTCCGCTGGTTTTCTCGACAAGCCATCTTCTGGCCAACGATACCGACCCAAATCCTTGGGATGTGCTCACGGTGACATCCGTCGGGGCATCGGAAACGGGTGTATCGGTTTCCCTGGAAAACGGTGAAATTACCTACGACATTGGCGACGGCTTCCAGTCGTTGGCCGAGGGTGAGGTAGCGCACGACCGCTTTGCCTACACCATAAGCGATATCAAGGGGGCAACCGCCAACGGGATAGTGGAAGTGGACATTGTTGGCGTCAATGATATTCCGGTTGTCCAAGATGCTGAGCCGATTTTTCTTAAAGGGGTTCTTACGGCCAACGGCACCGTGGATGCATCTGATGTGGACGGCGATACCCTCTCCTACTCTGTGAGCGGCGCACCGGAACACGGTATACTGAGCATCGATGAGCAAGGCAGCTGGCTTTACACCGCCAAGGACGGTTATTACGGTGCTGACCGTGCTACCATTACCGTGGACGATGGCAATGGCGGCATGGTCACAACCTCGCTCGACTTCACGGTGAATGTTTACGAGGAGGGTGACTGGATCATCAATGGCGACGGGCCGGATGGCATCCAGCTTAAAGGGGTGAGCAAGGATGACCTGCAGCTTTCCAGGATCGATAATGATCTGTTCGTCGCCATCCGGGAACGCGGCTCCATTACCATGCGTGGCTACTTTGCTGCTCCGGAAAACGGCGTCAAGCTGATGGATACCCTGGAGGGGCCGCTGCATCTCACCAAGGACCAGATTTGCGAAATGGAGACTGGCTCGCGTTGGAGGCGGAGACCTGTCGAGTTCGGCGAATGGGGCGCCAAAAACCTGATCCACGGCACCGACTCCAGCGACCGTATTTTCGGGGCCGATCAAAACGATGTTCTCTTTGGGGGGGATGGCCACGATACCATGAAAGGCCATTGCGGCGACGACTCCCTGTTCGGCGGCTTTGGCCATGACCTGCTTTATGGCCAGTGGGGGACGGACACCCTCTATGGCGACAGCGGCGATGATATTCTTTTGGGCGGCTCCGGTAACGATGTCCTCGTTGGTGGAGATGGCAATGATCGCCTAAAAGGTGGCAGCGGTGATGATTGGCTCTGGGGTAACCAAGGTCGTGACAGGCTGTATGGCGGTAAAGGTAACGACAAGCTCACGGGTTCGCAGGGGAACGATCTTCTTAAAGGCGGCGCCGGGGATGACATCTATTATTTTGAACGCGGTGACGGCCTGGATATTATCCGGGAGGATCACGGCGGTTATGGAAAACACTGCCATAAACATGGCGACAATGACACGGTTAAGTTTGGAGAAGGAATCGTCAGGGATGATATCTCTGTTTTCATGAAAGGCAGCACCCTTTTTCTTCAATATGGAAACGATGATATCGTCACGGTCAGGAACCCAAAAAACAAGAAGAAAAGGATCGAACGGTTTGAACTTTCAGACGGCGCATACCTAACCGATACCGACATCAATCAGATCATCCAGGAAATAAGTGCCTTTGCGGTGAACGAGGGGATCGACATGAATTCTGCCAACGATGTCCGGCAGAGTGAACAACTCATGAATATAGTCGTCAATTCCTGGAATTATGCATAAATAGGCGTTCAGTCATCAGCTTGCAGCTTTCCTTTATCTTGTTGTTGGCTTACTGAATACTGACCTTTGACCACTGTTCGCTTGCAAGGAAAAAAACACCAGTTATGCAGAGCTCATCATCTGACGACAGCCACGAATTCAAACCGTTATTGGTCGAAATTGAGGATAGGCCATTAAACCCTCTGGGCAGGACTGTTTTCTGGGTTATCATCGCGGCGCTTGTCTTTTTTACGATTTGGATGTTTTTCGGCAAGGTGGACGTCGTCGTTACAGCAAGGGGCAAGGTCATTCCCGACGGCGAGGTGAAAATACTCCAGCCGCTCACCACCGGCGTGGTCAGCGGTATCCTCGTGAAACCGGGGGATTTTGTACAAAAGGGCCAAGTGCTCATGGAAATAGACCCTTCCGACATCGAACCTGAACTTGAATCGATGAAGGCCAATCTCAAGCAACTCGAACTAGAAATATTGAGACTGGAATGCACTCTGGCGCATAAACCGTTCGCTCCTGATGTCTCTAAATATGATGAGTCAATAATAAAGGTGCAAAACGAAATTTATTATTCCACCATAAAGCGACTGCAAAAACAACTTTGCGTTAAGGCCGAGGAGTTGAAACAGGTCGAGGAACAGTTAGAATCAGTGAAAACTACAAGGGCACAAGACGTCTATCTTTTAAATCTTAGCCAGGACAGGCTAAACAGGCTCAAGGAGGTAAAAGATATCCTCAGCAAGGATGAATACGACAAGGCGGAAAGCGATTATAAAGATAATGAGAAGAGTGTTAAAACGGCTGGTCATAAAATTAACGAGTTGGTTGCTGCTAGGGCCCGTATTTTTAAGGAGATTGATTTTATTAAAGAGGATGAAAGAAACAAACTTCTTACAGAACTTGTCGAGAAACGTAAAAAATATAAATACTTACGGGCGAATATGGATAAGGCGGCATATATCAGCGCCAGACAGCAGATCGTCACGCCGGTCAACGGCTATGTGAATAAATTATTTATTCATACCATAGGTGGCGTGGTAACCCCAGCGGAAAAACTTGTTTCGATAGTGCCGGCAAACTCGCCGCTGGTAATCAAGGCCTTGGTGAGGAATAAGGACATAGGTTTCGTATCAGTCGGCATGAATGTAAGTATAAAAATAGACACCTTCAGTTTTCAGAAATACGGACTGCTCAAGGGGACGGTTAAGCATGTTTCCAGGGATAGCATTGAAGACGAAAACCTCGGTCTAGTTTACGAAGTATATATAAATCCGTCAGAGACATCTTTGCTGGTTGAGGGTGTTGAGACTCCAATTACCACTGGTATGAGTCTAACTGCCGAGATAAAAGTCGGTAAACGGCGGGTCATAGAGTTTTTCATCTACCCGCTGATCAAGTACCTTGATGAAGGGATAAGTGTGCGATGAGTTATTACCAGTCACAGAGAGAACGGAAATCAGATTTTTTTTTCATCAGACCTTCGTAGTTCATTAAATGTAACACCCTACCAATTTTGAAAGCGTTCAGCTATCAGCTGACAGCTGTTTCTGACTGTTTTTCTTAATAAGTTTCACTGGAAACTCCATAAGATAGTTATTTGCTATTTCC encodes:
- a CDS encoding HlyD family type I secretion periplasmic adaptor subunit, with protein sequence MQSSSSDDSHEFKPLLVEIEDRPLNPLGRTVFWVIIAALVFFTIWMFFGKVDVVVTARGKVIPDGEVKILQPLTTGVVSGILVKPGDFVQKGQVLMEIDPSDIEPELESMKANLKQLELEILRLECTLAHKPFAPDVSKYDESIIKVQNEIYYSTIKRLQKQLCVKAEELKQVEEQLESVKTTRAQDVYLLNLSQDRLNRLKEVKDILSKDEYDKAESDYKDNEKSVKTAGHKINELVAARARIFKEIDFIKEDERNKLLTELVEKRKKYKYLRANMDKAAYISARQQIVTPVNGYVNKLFIHTIGGVVTPAEKLVSIVPANSPLVIKALVRNKDIGFVSVGMNVSIKIDTFSFQKYGLLKGTVKHVSRDSIEDENLGLVYEVYINPSETSLLVEGVETPITTGMSLTAEIKVGKRRVIEFFIYPLIKYLDEGISVR
- a CDS encoding Ig-like domain-containing protein; translation: MNNVIRGNSAANVLTGLAGDDTIYGNSGNDSLFGGTGNDYLNGGYGADAMSGGTGNDTYIVDHSSDVVTELADEGIDIVHSSVSHTLSDNVENLTLTGYGYINGTGNTLDNVIIGNTRNNTLSGLAGNDTLIGNSGHDTLDGGTGADTMSGGYGNDTYVVDDSGDVVSESYNRGTDHVRSSIDYTLTDNVENLTLTSTADIDGTGNNLNNVITGNSGSNILDGRGGHDTIYGNAGDDTLIGGDGNDRLYAGDGADQLFGNAGSDTLDGGSGVDTMVGGTGDDTYIVDATSDVVVENVGEGVDLVQSSATYTLSDNVENLTLTGSASINGTGNELNNVIRGNSAANVLTGLAGDDTIYGNSGNDSLLGGDGLDYLDGGTGADAMSGGTDDDTYIVDNADDTVTELVGEGTDTVRSSVSYTLSDNVENLTLTGSASISGTGNELDNVLTGNSGSNILSGLAGNDTLLGNSGPDTLDGGSGADIMSGGYGSDTYVVDDAGDVVNESYNAGTDHVHAGIDYTLGENVENLTLTGTADLNGIGNNLNNVITGNVGNNVLDGGSGADTLIGGAGDDTYMIDNSADAIVELFDGGIDTVHSSASFTISDNIENLYLTGTASINGTGNDVDNLIVGNNGNNTLSGKGGSDTIYGGNGNDVLNGGDGVDRLFGESGNDTINGGTGADMMTGGIGDDIYVVDDAGDMVIENAGEGIDTVWAGLDYTLGDHVENLVLTGNTAINGTGDEFGNVISGNDGSNVLNGLAGDDTLIGNGGDDTLIGGLDADIMQGGIGNDTYVVDDAGDTVVEAANAGRDTVQASIDYTLTDNVENLTLTGTANLKGTGNALSNTITGNEDANIIDGGMGADTMVGGSGDDTYLVDNTADAVIEAADAGTDTVLASIDHTLAANVENLVLTGTGELAGTGNAMDNALTGNSGSNILAGEDGNDLLDGGLDGDTLVGGSGDDTYVVDNAGDTVVESSGQGIDTVLANVSHTLNANVENLELTGEDDINGTGNDSDNVIIGNSGGNILAGGGGNDYLDGSHGADTLAGGGGNDFLEGGLGDDILQGGAGDDRYVFQLGDGNDRIVDDLGQNTLYVGSGLTEFDLKADRVGNDMFVQVLGTTDTFVLADGFLQTGEGLNTMEFDDGTVLDRTGIEMLMNRPPVANLDQITAYEDGGPLVFSTSHLLANDTDPNPWDVLTVTSVGASETGVSVSLENGEITYDIGDGFQSLAEGEVAHDRFAYTISDIKGATANGIVEVDIVGVNDIPVVQDAEPIFLKGVLTANGTVDASDVDGDTLSYSVSGAPEHGILSIDEQGSWLYTAKDGYYGADRATITVDDGNGGMVTTSLDFTVNVYEEGDWIINGDGPDGIQLKGVSKDDLQLSRIDNDLFVAIRERGSITMRGYFAAPENGVKLMDTLEGPLHLTKDQICEMETGSRWRRRPVEFGEWGAKNLIHGTDSSDRIFGADQNDVLFGGDGHDTMKGHCGDDSLFGGFGHDLLYGQWGTDTLYGDSGDDILLGGSGNDVLVGGDGNDRLKGGSGDDWLWGNQGRDRLYGGKGNDKLTGSQGNDLLKGGAGDDIYYFERGDGLDIIREDHGGYGKHCHKHGDNDTVKFGEGIVRDDISVFMKGSTLFLQYGNDDIVTVRNPKNKKKRIERFELSDGAYLTDTDINQIIQEISAFAVNEGIDMNSANDVRQSEQLMNIVVNSWNYA